One part of the Aricia agestis chromosome Z, ilAriAges1.1, whole genome shotgun sequence genome encodes these proteins:
- the LOC121738839 gene encoding uncharacterized protein C7orf26: MSISDLKHTLRKHEFPTCAREAFPKIEQLLVGRSAPSSKQLDIAMDIISEFVFCEADRRGRRGLNSLQELQLIDIICDYISSCSNETTKNTIFLSLFGGMESQRKLKILSILASMAVSASSTPVLLAVGVWLQQMGSSSPQSLQLVENIIRDHFHLNTTNQAALKSLATTAPQFVSNFITAVTELYMHDGINEKKLPPRNLLEVITSWVCSNPTLCMSAQMNPAALPSGAIPMAAVTPLAGLIHWCSLAPLYVEDDDDQEIPIKKLKLEEDIKKPVAKSESTQALYWQLHLGVLNSLRGGWRPHGPPTALAAARLAALAPKLQAHAHRLHATGLDLTIHPKLQDCLDRVGQAVQVALAAGCVYGNITNLLTALDTLPENRLLKIIIQKHQQSL; this comes from the exons ATGTCGATATCCGATTTAAAGCATACCTTGAGAAAACATGAATTTCCAACTTGTGCTAGAGAAGCTTTTCCCAAAATTG AACAACTTTTGGTTGGCCGCTCAGCACCTTCAAGTAAACAGCTTGATATTGCAATGGATATTATATCAGAGTTCGTATTCTGTGAAGCTGATAGACGTGGACGTCGAGGCCTAAACTCCTTGCAGGAGCTGCAGcttatagatattatatgtgACTATATATCCTCATGTTCAAATGAGACTACCaagaacacaatatttttatcactGTTTGGTGGCATGGAGAGTCAAAGAAAGCTGAAGATTTTGAGTATATTAGCTAGTATGGCTGTGTCTGCCTCTAGTACACCT GTGCTCCTAGCAGTTGGTGTGTGGTTGCAGCAGATGGGTAGCTCCTCACCGCAGTCTCTGCAACTTGTTGAGAACATCATCCGTGACCACTTTCATCTCAATACCACCAACCAAGCTGCATTAAAGTCCTTGGCAACCACAGCTCCCCAATTTGTATCCAACTTTATAACAGCAGTCACTGAGCTGTACATGCATGATGGGATAAATGAGAAGAAACTGCCTCCCAGAAATTTGCTGGAGGTCATCACTTCTTGg GTGTGTTCAAACCCGACATTGTGTATGTCTGCACAAATGAACCCAGCTGCCCTACCCAGTGGGGCTATACCTATGGCGGCTGTAACCCCTTTAGCGGGACTTATACACTGGTGTTCTTTAGCACCACTGTATGTGGAAGATG ATGATGACCAAGAAATACCAATCAAAAAGTTAAAACTGGAAGAGGATATAAAGAAGCCGGTGGCCAAGTCAGAGAGTACTCAGGCTTTGTATTGGCAGCTACACCTGGGTGTGCTGAACAGTCTCCGTGGTGGCTGGCGGCCTCACGGTCCGCCGACGGCGCTAGCTGCAGCGCGCCTCGCAGCTCTCGCGCCTAAACTCCAGGCACATGCCCATAGACTGCATGCGACAGGGTTAGATTTAACTATACATCCAAAACTACAG GATTGTCTGGACAGAGTGGGCCAGGCAGTACAAGTGGCACTGGCAGCTGGTTGTGTGTATGGCAACATTACAAACCTCCTCACCGCCCTAGACACATTACCAGAGAACAGACTGCTGAAGATCATTATACAAAAGCATCAGCAAAGTCTTTGA
- the LOC121738648 gene encoding ribosomal RNA-processing protein 7 homolog A, protein MKSTKQTKPHNLKALEIKLNESSINPHTIYFKEHTVREQSNDKPPGRTLFLINIPPYVDEKGIANAFSEAGVVDNVIFACKPSPSEVKTHKFIKEHLQPSFRVCYMVFKKVAQLHKALTLTKLRPITSNDHQILVGMKKWAEEYNSSVVPSKALKESIESFMRVHDKEMKEIEKISKKLEKEDDDGWITVTKKGKVQSFARSEKVENKIMAKEENNKKRKELKNFYTFQIRESKMKHIVALRQKFEEDKKKIAQIKQSRRFKPF, encoded by the exons ATGAAGTCCACAAAACAAACGAAACCACATAATTTGAAAG CACTTGAGATTAAACTTAACGAATCCTCGATAAACCcacacacaatatattttaaagaacaCACTGTAAGAGAACAGAGTAATGATAAACCCCCAGGAAGGACTCTATTCCTGATAAATATACCACCTTACGTCGATGAAAAAGGAATAGCAAATGCGTTCAGTGAAGCTGGCGTTGTCGACAATGTCATTTTCGCCTGTAAACCTAGCCCAAGCGAAGTCAAAACTCACAAATTTATCAAAGAACACTTACAACCTTCTTTTAGGGTTTGCTACATGGTGTTTAAAAAAGTGGCGCAACTACATAAGGCACTAACACTAACAAAATTACGTCCAATTACTTCTAATGATCATCAAATTTTAGTTGGTATGAAAAAATGGGCTGAGGAGTACAATTCGTCTGTAGTGCCATCTAAAGCATTGAAGGAAAGCATAGAAAGTTTCATGAGAGTACATGACAAAGAAATGAAAGAAATTGAAAAGATTAGCAAGAAATTGGAGAAAGAAGATGATGATGGATGGATAACCGTTACAAAGAAAGGCAAAGTTCAAAGTTTTGCTCGTTCAGAAAAAGTGGAAAACAAAATCATGGCTAAAGAAGAGAACAATAAAAAACGAAAGGAACTTAAAAACTTTTACACTTTCCAAATAAGAGAATCAAAAATGAAACACATTGTTGCATTGAGGCAAAAGTTTGAGGAAGACAAAAAGAAGATAGCTCAAATAAAACAGAGTAGGAGGTTTAaaccattttaa